The following proteins come from a genomic window of Nostoc sp. ATCC 53789:
- a CDS encoding DUF3177 family protein: MDYNVWFRPFIWIDYRLAVLFLVIIPLILLIWAFVQKAESIQRLLTIYWKVSSLVAITIYLMIAQYPVSFISGLMAQILIPISLWFWVDINDEIEYQTSGVLKFIFTSWRWATTVYCILGTLALIPFLGCAFSASVMKTAYCRVWFEIPLLFKEYFHANSKAEFLGFLGITSLVIYVVYLSYFVLIKLGKQGRSATPQ, from the coding sequence ATGGACTATAACGTTTGGTTTCGCCCTTTCATCTGGATTGATTACCGATTGGCAGTATTATTTCTGGTAATTATTCCGTTAATTCTTTTAATTTGGGCATTTGTGCAAAAAGCAGAAAGTATACAACGCTTATTGACTATATACTGGAAAGTATCAAGCTTGGTGGCAATCACGATTTACTTAATGATTGCCCAGTATCCAGTTAGCTTTATCTCTGGATTAATGGCTCAGATTTTAATCCCAATTTCACTGTGGTTTTGGGTAGATATCAACGATGAAATTGAGTATCAAACCAGTGGAGTTTTGAAATTTATTTTTACCTCTTGGCGCTGGGCTACAACTGTTTATTGTATTTTGGGTACACTAGCGTTGATCCCATTTTTGGGTTGTGCTTTTTCTGCCAGTGTGATGAAGACTGCTTATTGTCGCGTCTGGTTTGAGATTCCGTTATTATTCAAAGAATATTTTCATGCTAATAGCAAAGCTGAGTTTTTAGGTTTTCTTGGCATAACTAGTTTAGTAATTTATGTGGTTTACTTAAGCTATTTTGTTCTGATTAAGCTTGGCAAGCAGGGACGTTCAGCCACACCACAGTAA
- a CDS encoding Calvin cycle protein CP12: MTNIQETATSDIQEKIQEEVEQARTVCDINGSGSPECAAAWDAVEELQAEASHKRQSKPKNSLEQYCDDNPDAIECRVYDD, from the coding sequence ATGACCAACATCCAAGAAACAGCAACAAGCGACATCCAGGAGAAAATTCAAGAAGAAGTAGAACAAGCGCGTACTGTCTGTGACATTAACGGTAGCGGTTCACCAGAATGTGCTGCTGCTTGGGATGCAGTAGAAGAATTGCAAGCTGAAGCTTCCCACAAGCGTCAAAGCAAGCCCAAAAATTCTCTAGAACAGTATTGTGATGACAACCCAGATGCAATTGAATGCCGGGTTTATGACGACTAG
- a CDS encoding FIST N-terminal domain-containing protein → MADQMQWANALSTRHSLEAAVTDVVERAVSSLTAPADLGLVFISSAFTSEYSRLLPLLAEKLSVPVLIGCSGGGVIGTTVNGETQELEAEPAISLTLAHLPGVKVQVFHVVAEELPDLDSSPDAWVDLIGVPASPTPQFILLSSSFASGINDLLQGLDFAYPGSVIVGGQASGGGMGGRVALFCNETDGEECQSLYREGTVGIALTGNIVLETIVAQGCRPIGKPLQVTKADRNIILELDEQVPLVVLRDLIASLSEHERTLAQHSLFVGVAMDEFKLALQQGDFLIRGILGVDPTAGAIAIGDRVRPGQRLQFHLRDAQASAEDLELLLQSYQTQRESEPSAVAALMFACLGRGEGLYGKPNFDSELFRRYLSDIPVGGFFCGGEIGPVGGRTFLHAYTSAFGICRQNQL, encoded by the coding sequence ATGGCAGACCAAATGCAGTGGGCAAATGCCCTATCAACCCGTCATTCTTTAGAAGCCGCCGTTACAGATGTGGTGGAACGAGCTGTCTCATCGTTAACAGCACCTGCGGATCTAGGACTGGTATTCATTTCGTCTGCTTTTACGAGTGAGTATTCCCGATTGTTACCCTTGTTAGCTGAGAAACTTTCTGTACCAGTGCTAATTGGCTGTAGTGGTGGAGGTGTGATTGGGACGACAGTTAACGGAGAAACCCAAGAACTCGAAGCAGAACCAGCTATTAGCTTGACTTTAGCACATCTTCCAGGGGTGAAGGTTCAAGTTTTTCATGTTGTTGCAGAAGAATTACCTGACTTAGATAGTTCACCAGATGCTTGGGTTGATTTGATTGGTGTACCAGCATCACCAACACCCCAGTTTATTTTGCTGTCTAGTTCTTTCGCCTCTGGAATCAACGATTTGTTGCAGGGATTGGATTTTGCTTATCCAGGATCGGTGATCGTGGGGGGACAGGCTAGTGGTGGAGGTATGGGTGGTCGTGTTGCCCTATTTTGTAATGAGACTGACGGCGAGGAATGTCAAAGTCTGTATCGTGAGGGTACTGTTGGGATAGCTTTGACTGGCAATATTGTTTTGGAAACGATTGTAGCCCAAGGATGCCGACCGATTGGCAAACCGTTGCAAGTTACAAAAGCCGATCGCAACATTATCTTAGAGTTAGATGAGCAAGTGCCGCTAGTGGTGTTGCGAGATTTGATTGCTAGTCTTAGCGAACACGAACGAACTTTAGCACAGCACTCTTTGTTTGTTGGTGTGGCGATGGATGAGTTTAAGCTGGCTTTGCAGCAGGGAGACTTTTTAATTCGTGGTATTCTTGGGGTCGATCCAACAGCTGGAGCGATCGCAATTGGCGATCGCGTTCGTCCTGGTCAAAGGCTGCAATTCCACCTCCGCGATGCCCAAGCCTCTGCTGAAGACCTAGAATTACTCCTCCAAAGTTATCAAACCCAACGAGAATCTGAACCCTCTGCCGTCGCTGCCTTAATGTTTGCCTGTCTGGGGCGAGGCGAAGGACTCTATGGTAAACCCAATTTCGATTCTGAATTATTTCGCCGTTACCTCAGCGATATTCCTGTAGGTGGCTTTTTCTGTGGTGGTGAAATCGGCCCTGTAGGTGGCAGAACTTTTTTACACGCCTACACTTCCGCATTTGGAATTTGTCGTCAAAATCAGTTATGA